DNA from Kitasatospora herbaricolor:
GATCCGGTCGGCCAGCTCGTCGTGGGTGCAGGAGAAGTCGCGCAGCAGCTGGTCGTAGGCGGCGCCCTCCTCCAGCGGGTTCAGCTCGGCCCGGTGGAGGTTCTCCAGGAGCCCTTCCAGCAGAAGCTTGTCGTCCTCGGTGGCCCGGACGATCGCGGGGATCTGCTCCAGACCGGCCTCCCGGGAGGCCCGCCAGCGCCGCTCGCCCATGATCAGCTCGTAGCGCTCCTCGCCGACCTGGCGCACCACGACCGGCTGCAGCAGGCCCACCTCCTTGATGGAGGCGACCAGCTCGGCCAGCTTGTCCTCGTCGAAGACCTCGCGGGGCTGACGGGGGTTGGGCGTGATCGAGTCCAGCGGCAGCTCGGCGAACCGGGCCCCGTCCACCGGGGCCAGCTGCGTCGTCGCGGCCTCCTCGGCGGCCGCGACGGCCGGCTGCCCAGGCTGCTCGGACAGCTCGGACCGCGAGTCACGGGCACTCTCCGCGGCGGCCCTGGCCGCCACCGTGCCCCGACCGGTCGGCAGCAGCGGCGCCGCCGCCCGCGCCGGCGCGCTCTCGGCGAGCGCCTCCCCCGGCACGGGCTCCGCCGTACGGGGCGATGCCACCGCGCCGGCCGCCACCGGCGTCGTGGCCGGGATCAGTGCCCCGATCCCTCGTCCCAAGCCCCTGCGAACACTCACCGATTGTCCTCCGTCGTGCTGTGCTGAACCATCTGGTGGGCGGCCTGGGCCGCGCCACGCTGCTGCCCCACCGTGCCGGTTCCGGTGGCCACGCCCCGGAGCGCCAGCTCGCGAGCGGCCTCCAGGTACGACAGCGCACCGGTGGAACCCGGATCGTACGTGAGCACCGTCTGCCCGTAGCTCGGCGCCTCCGAGACGCGGACCGAGCGGGGGATGGCGGTCTGCAGCACCTCCTGCTGGAAGTGCGTCCGCACCTCCTCCGCCACCTGGGCCGCGAGCCTCGTCCGGGCGTCGTACATGGTGAGGAGGATGGTGGAGACGTGCAGCGCGGGGTTGAGGTGGGCCCGCACCAGCTCGACGTTGCGCAGCAGCTGGCCGAGGCCCTCCAGGGCGTAGTACTCGCACTGGATCGGGATCAGCACCTCCTGCCCGGCCACCAGCGCGTTGACCGTGAGCAGGCCGAGCGAGGGCGGGCAGTCGATCAGGATGTAGTCGAGCGGCTGCTCGTACGCGGCGATGGCGCGTTGCAGCCTGCCTTCGCGGGCCACCAGCGAGACCAGCTCGATCTCGGCGCCGGCCAGGTCGATGGTCGCGGGGACGCAGAACAGCCCCTCCACGTCGACCACCGGCTGGACCACGTCGGCGAGGGGCTTGCCCTCGACCAGGACGTCGTAGATCGACGGCACCTCGGCGTGGTGGTCGATCCCGAGCGCCGTGGAGGCGTTGCCCTGCGGGTCGAGGTCCACCACGAGGACCCGCAGGCCGTGCATGGCGAGCGAGGCCGCCAGGTTGACGGTGGTGGTGGTCTTCCCCACCCCGCCCTTCTGGTTGGCCACCACGATCACCCGGGTGACGGCCGGCCGGGGGAGGCCCTCGCCGGCCCGCCCGATGGCCTGCACCGCGGCCTGGGCGGCACGTGCGATGGGCGTGTCATCGATCTGGTCGATGGTCTCGGAGTCCTGCATGGGGGTCAGTGTTTCACGTGAAACCGGAGCGGC
Protein-coding regions in this window:
- a CDS encoding ParA family protein; the protein is MQDSETIDQIDDTPIARAAQAAVQAIGRAGEGLPRPAVTRVIVVANQKGGVGKTTTTVNLAASLAMHGLRVLVVDLDPQGNASTALGIDHHAEVPSIYDVLVEGKPLADVVQPVVDVEGLFCVPATIDLAGAEIELVSLVAREGRLQRAIAAYEQPLDYILIDCPPSLGLLTVNALVAGQEVLIPIQCEYYALEGLGQLLRNVELVRAHLNPALHVSTILLTMYDARTRLAAQVAEEVRTHFQQEVLQTAIPRSVRVSEAPSYGQTVLTYDPGSTGALSYLEAARELALRGVATGTGTVGQQRGAAQAAHQMVQHSTTEDNR
- a CDS encoding ParB/RepB/Spo0J family partition protein yields the protein MSVRRGLGRGIGALIPATTPVAAGAVASPRTAEPVPGEALAESAPARAAAPLLPTGRGTVAARAAAESARDSRSELSEQPGQPAVAAAEEAATTQLAPVDGARFAELPLDSITPNPRQPREVFDEDKLAELVASIKEVGLLQPVVVRQVGEERYELIMGERRWRASREAGLEQIPAIVRATEDDKLLLEGLLENLHRAELNPLEEGAAYDQLLRDFSCTHDELADRIGRSRSHVSNTLRLLNLSPAVQRRVAAGVLTAGHARALLSVTDGEQQDALAKRIVAEGLSVRTTEEIAKLMASEDKPQRANGPKAGKLLSPAFNDLAGRLSDRFETRVKVEVSQRGGKLGKGKVVLEFASVDDLNRILDSLAPGEDGLRLSQS